The Priestia koreensis genomic interval CAATAAAATTAAGATTTGCTTCTTTTAATAATTGGAATGTTTGCTTTGTAAGCTCATTACCCTTTTTATCTTCGGTTCCGACATTCAATAATCCTACGCGCGGAGATGCAATGTTACGAACTTTTTCAGCGTAAATAGAGCCCATAATGGCATATTGCAACAAATGAGTGGCTTTCGCATCAACGTTAGCTCCGGCATCCAACAGTAAAAATCCTTTGCCATCAAGCGTTGGAAGCGTCGGTGCAAGCGCAGGTCGCTCAATGCCATCAATGCGTCCCACGACAAACAGCCCAGCTGTCATTAATGCACCTGTATTTCCAGCAGAAATACACGCGTCCGCCTCACCGTCTGCAACCTGTTTCGCTGCCAGCACCATCGAAGCATTTTTCTTACGCCGCACAGCGCGAACGGGCTCGTCCATTGCGTCAATCGTTTCATCCGTATGTACAATCGTAATACGCTCACGATTCGTTAAGTATTGGTTAATTTCTTCTTCTTTTCCCATTAGGGTAATATGTAAATTAGGGAAATGACTAATCGCCTTTTCAGCTCCTTCTACCACCGCTTTTGGCGCATTGTCTCCTCCCATTGCATCAATGGCTATTTTCATGATGTTCCTCATCCTTTTTATCATAATTTGAGCGAAACATTTTGAACATGCCTGCGAACACGATTTCCTGCCCTACGTAGCTGTTCACTTCTACCGTTGTGCGGCCACTGAGTTCAATCTCTGTTACCTTCGCTTTTGCAATTACTCGTTCATTCACCTTCACCTGGCGTAGAAATTTGACCGCCGCATCAGCTGTTAGTGCTAATTCATCGTTGATTAGTGCGACCGCAAGCGAATTGGCTTGCGCAAAAAGATGATGACCTCGTGCAATTTGATTTCGCTTAAACACGTGTTCTTCGCGAACATCAAAGATGGAAATAGCTGAATGTTCAAGTTCAATATCGATAATTTCACCGATTACTTCTTCAATAGGCAGTGATCGAACTTCGTCCTCAAGCTGTTTTGATGCAACATGCTTAATTCGTTCACGTAATTCAGGTATTGATAGTTCCAAACGATCTAGTCGAATCGTTTGAATACTTACTTCGAATTGATCTGCTAGTTCTTCATCTGTAATAAAGGGGTTTTCATCAATTGTGATTTTCAATAAGCGCTGCCGTTCTTTTTTATTTCGCTTCATTATTCACCATCCGAACTTTTATTACTAGGTACTAACAGCAGTATATAATCATTAAAAATATTTTGCAACCATTATATCAGAAATAGCTATGAAGAAAAGGCGTTGCAATAGGATTTGTCATCACCTTTATCGCTAACAGCGCTCTCTCATACTACCTCTTTTTCGCTCGGATCGCTCCGCAAAATGAAAAAGGATGTTAAAGAGAGAAACTCTTTTAACATCCTACCGACTACATTGTCTTTAATCAAGCTTTTCCCCTTTTAACGCCCCTGTTTCCTTCAAATATGAGCGTAAAGGCTTATACTCATCACTCTGCCAAAAAGCGTCGGAGTTCACGAGATTTGTTGCGTCATCCCGCGCCGTTTCTAGCGCTCGGTAATCATGTACCATATCGGCTACTTTAAATTCGGGCATCCCACTTTGCTTTTTCCCGAAAAAGTCTCCGGGTCCACGAAGCTCAAGGTCTTTTTCCGATAGTACAAAACCGTCATTCGTTTCGGTCATGACCTTCATGCGCTCTTTTCCAACCTCTGATTTTGGATCGGCCATTAAAACGCAATATGATTGCGCACTTCCACGACCAACGCGCCCTCTCAGCTGATGAAGCTGTGATAATCCAAACCTCTCTGCATCATAGATAAGCATGATGGTGGCATTTGGTACGTTTACCCCTACTTCAACGACCGTTGTTGACACTAGGATTTGCACTTCGTTGTCACTAAAAGCTTTCATCACTTCGTCTTTTTCATCGGAATGAAGACGGCCGTGCATGAGGCCAACGTTGCATTTTCCGTTAAAATAGTGAGTCAATGTTGCATGAACATCAATAGCATTTTGCACATCCAGCTTATCTGATTCTTCGATAAGCGGACAAATAACATAGGCTTGACGTCCCTCTTGAAGCTCTTTATGAATAAATTGCAGGATGCGCTCAAGCATATCATGCTTCACCCAATACGTTTCAATTACTTTACGGCCCGCGGGCATTTCGTCAATGATGGAGACATCCATTTCACCAAACACCGTAATCGCAAGCGTTCTTGGAATTGGCGTCGCCGTCATAAACAGAACGTCCGGGCTTTCTCCTTTTTCACGAAGCACACGTCGTTGTTCAACACCGAAGCGATGTTGCTCATCTGTAATAACGAGGCCTAGCTTTTCAAAGACGACTTCATCTTGAATGAGCGCATGTGTTCCTACAAGAACTTGGATGTCATTATTTTTGACGCGCTGAAGGATTTCACGGCGTGCTTTTCCTTTAACAGAGCTTGTCAGCAGGCCAACGTTAATTCCTACTTTTGAGAGCATCTCCTGGAGCGAATCTACGTGCTGCTCTGCGAGGATTTCCGTTGGAACCATTAAAGCCCCCTGATAACCAGCAAGGACGGTCGCATATAGAGAAATGGCAGCGACGACCGTTTTCCCTGATCCTACGTCCCCCTGCAAAAGTCGATTCATTCGATAAGGCGATTTCATGTCATACGTAATTTCATTTACAACCCGCTTCTGAGCGTTTGTAAGCGGGAAGGGAAGCATATTCGTGAATTCCACAAGCTTACTTGAATCAAATGATTGCTGAATACCCGGTGCCTGCTCCCGTTCCATTTTACGAAGCGCCTGCATTTTGAGTTGAAACAATAAAAATTCTTCGTATACGAAACGTCTTCTTGCCTGCTTAAGGCTATCGTGATCCGGTGGTAAATGCATGACCTTTAGCGCCTCTTGTCGAGATAAAAGTTTATACCTGGCCTGAAGAGACGGCGGAAGAACCTCCTCAAGCTGGTCAATATAGCTATGAAGAGCAGACGCCATGTAACGGCGCATCGCCTTTACGGTCACTTTTCCTTTAACAGAGTACACAGGCTCAATTTCCTGCTTGCGCTGAAAGGGACCAAAGTGAAGCTCTTGGAGGGTAATGGTTTGCCTATGCTGATCCCATTTCCCAGAAACCGTCACCGTTTCGTCTAGCTTCAGCTTATCTTTGTAATACGGACGATTAAAACATGTGACCGTGATTAGATAACGTCCAACGAGCAGTCGAAACGTTAAGCGAGAACGCTTTTTTCCGAAGTAAGTAAGAGTAGGAAGGCCGTGTACTTTTCCTTCTACCGTTACTCTCTCTTCGTGCTTACAATCGGCTAAATCTTTCAGCTTATAGTCTTCGTATCGATAAGGCAAGTGCTCTAACAAGTCATACACATTTTGAATTCCCATTTCGTGCAGTGTTAAGGCTGTTTCATTCCCGATTCCTTTGAGGTCGGTAATTGGGATTTCAGTTAAGTTACTCACCTTGCGCTAGCGGAATACCAAAGATTTTCGCTTCTAACGCACGACCTGTTGGCGTTGCCGCTAAACCTCCCTTAGCCGTTTCTTTTAAAGCAACCGGCATCGTTTGACCAATTCGATACATTGCATCAATAACCTCATCACATGGAATTCGACTTGTTACACCTGCTAAAGCCATATCTGCTGCGATCATGGCGTTTGCAGCTCCCATTGCATTACGTTTGACACACGGTACCTCTACAAGTCCTGCAACAGGGTCACACACTAATCCAAGCATATTTTTAAGCGTAATTGCCATCGCTTCAGCAGCTTGACTCGGCGTTCCACCTGCTAATTCAACGATTGCAGCCGCAGCCATACCAGAAGCAGACCCTACTTCAGCCTGACAGCCACCTGCTGCTCCGGAAATAGACGCGTTGTTTGCAACTACAAAACCAAATGCACCGGATGTGAATAAAAATTCAATCATCTCTTCGCGCGTTGGATTCAACTTATGTTTTACCGCAAATAGAGTTCCAGGTACTACGCCAGCTGAGCCCGCAGTTGGTGTTGCACAAATCGTTCCCATTGCTGCATTGACTTCGTTCGTTGCTACTGCTTTACTGACCGCATCTAGAATTAAATTACCTGAAAGCGATTTTCCGCTTTTAATATAGTTTTGAATAAGTACAGCGTCTCCACCTGTAAGTCCTGATACAGATTTCACTCCGTTTAAGCCACGCTCTACCGCTTCTTCCATCACCGTTAAATTGCGATCCATTTGCGCAATAATTTCCTCGCGAGATCGACCCGTTATATCCATTTCCTGCTGAATCATAATTTCCGCTATTTTAACGCCTTTTGATTCAGCTAATTCCACAACCTCCGCTACATTACGAAACATATTTGTTCCCCGCTTTCTCGTTCTTGTTAGTCAACCATACGTGTTACTTGAATAATATTTGGCAGCGTTCGCAGTTCGTCCAATACGCTTTCTTCGATGTTGTGATCAACTTCAATTGCCATTAGTGCCACCTGGCCTTTTTCTTTACGCGATACTTCCATGTGTCCGATGTTAATACGGTGCTTCATAAGAACATTCGTTACACCAGCGATTGCACCATATCGATCGTTATGCACAATTAAGATGGCTGGATCTACGCCTGAGAGCTTTAATTCAAATCCGTTGAGCTCAGTAATTTGAATTTTCCCTCCACCGATTGAGATTCCAACTACTTCTAATTCACTGTGTTCATCTATTAATTTTAAACGAGCCGTATTCGGATGATCCGTTATCGCCGTTTCTTCGATAAATGTTACTTCCATTCCTTGTTCCTCTGCGAGCTTTAGCGATTGAGGAATGCGTTCATCGAATGTATCAAAGTCAAGGATTCCTCCAATTAGCGCAACGTCTGTTCCATGACCTTTATATGTTTCAGCAAATGATCCATACAACGAAACGATTACTTTTTTCGGTTCTCTATTAAAAAGGATTCTAGCTACGCGTCCGATGCGTGCTGCACCAGCAGTGTGTGAGCTAGAAGGACCTATCATAACGGGTCCAATAATATCAAATACGGACTTATACTTCATCATCGTTTCTCCCCTTCACGGTTTCCACTCTGTTCATTAATTTCACTTTGAAAAGTATATAGTAAAATAGCAAAATAAAAAAGTTTATTTTCCCCTGATTTGTGCGCTACATACTCGTGATTTAGCAGACAGATGTCTGGCTATAGCCTTCGTCTTTCATTTTATCATGTCTGTGCTATTTCATCATTAAAATCAACGATGTTTTTGAAAGCGTTTTCTAAATAAGTAATTCTGATGAGATTTGTTTATTTCACATGAAACACTTTTGACTAGTTCGGTTCTCACTTTCAGATTACTTCGCTTTCCGCGGGGCGAGCGCTGAGCTTCCTCGTCGTTTCTCTCCTGCGGGATCTCAGCTGTCTCGCTATTCCCGCAGGAGTCTTCGCATCTTCTACTCCGGCCCTCTTGTTGTTGGAGTAGGATTCGTTCAATGTGTCTCTGTTCCAAGTAACGATAGACAAGCAAGTTTTAGTTTTTTTAAAAGGAAAGCTTTGTACTTCTTTGTTCACATAGCTAAAAAGCACCCCTTTTGAAAAGAGGTGCTTTTGATTAGGCAGCTTGTTTCGCATCGCCGCGAATTTCTGCGACGGTTTTAATGTTGTAGTTTTTGAATACGATCGATCCTATGTATCCAACAAGTGCACTGACGATCGCACAGAGAGCAGCGCAAATGGTCACGCGAATGGGATCATTGAAGCCGTACATAACGGCTAATCCAGCGATTGGTGTTGCGGTTCCAGCAGCGTTGTTAACTAATCCGAATAAGGATACAACGACTCCTGCTGCCGCTCCACCTACGAAATTGGTCACATAGACTGGAATAGGGTTAGCTGAAATAATATCTGACTGAGTAAGTGGTTCAATCGCTACTGAAATAGTGGTACGGCGATCCCCGAATTTCATGCGATCAAACAGCACGTAATTCATAAATGAAGATCCCATCACTGCTAAAGCCCCAATAGCCATCGGCAAGCCTGTTAATCCTAACATAGCCGTCAAGGCCATTGAACTGAGCGGAGCGGTTGCCACAACGGTAATGACGCCACCCAAGATGATCCCCATGACAACTGGGCTACTCGTTGCCGTTTGCTTAATCACACCGCCAATGTTTAAGAGCGTCGCGTTGACAACCGGATCTACTCCTACCGCAATCAAACGGGCAATTGGTGCAATGATAAGCACGTTTCCAAGTAAATCCAATCCTGCTGGGAATTTGTTTTCCACCCATTTTGATAAATAAGCGACTAAATAACCAGCGACAAACCCAGGTAATAACCCCAGTCCACTACATGCGACTCCAATCATGAGCGAATAAACTGGTGAAACGCCAAGCGCGAGTGCCACGAGAGCTGCGGCCGCAACGCCTCCCATTCCTCCTGCTGCGGTCCCAACTTCACCTAGAAATTTAATTCCTAGCAAATCTCCGCCTACATAGTGCTGAAACGCTTCGACTAAAAAAGCGGCAACAGCTGCGTTTGCCAAAGCGCCCATCGCTTTCATCCCATGTGGAGCTTTGTAGCTAAATAACGAAAATAGACATAGAACGACTAATAGTAATACAGTTCCTTTTAAAATGTCCACGTAGTCTCTCTCCTCTTCTGATGTTTTTACACTCTAGAAGCTTCTCCCACCGTTCAAAATTATCATTAAACGAACATTTTTAAAAGAATTTTCGGTTCATAATTCGGTTTTTAGTCTAAAAATACTATATTTTTTGATTTTTCAAGCCAATTGTATGCCTTTTCACGATTAACTCGCGTATACATGACAAAAAAGTCCCGACCATATTCGGTCGGGACTTACCGTGTATTATTCAATCGCAAAAATATATGCGTATAGTGGCTGTTCACCGCTATGAACTTCTACTTCTACATCTTCGAAAGAGGACTCAATGAATTCAACAAGTGATGCTGTTTCTTCATCAGATGCGTCCTCTCCTTGTAGAATCGTCACAATCTCTGCATCTTCATCGATTAAATGATCAACTAGCTTTTTTGCCGCTTCTAATTGATTTTTGTCTTTTACAGAGATTTTGCCATCCGCGATTCCCATAAAATCGCCTTTGTTTAATTCTAGACCGTCGATGCTCGTATCGCGTACAGCATACGTAATTTGCCCTGTCTTTACATGACTGAGCGCTTCTGTCATAGCTGCTTCATTCGCTTCTACGTCCACATCAGGATTAAACGCTAGAATAGCAGACATTCCTTGAGGAACCGTTTTAGATGGGATAACTAGTACCGTTTGATCGACCACATCTGCTGCCTGGCGAGCTGCCATCACGATGTTGCTGTTGTTTGGCAGAATGATGACCGTTTCTGCATTTGCTTCTTCAATCGCTTTTACGATATCCTCCGTGCTCGGATTCATTGTTTGTCCACCTTCAATTACAACGGATGCACCGATGCTTTTGAAGAGGTCTGCAATACCTGAACCCATCGTAACGGAAATAATGCCATATTTTGATTTTGCCTGTGCTTTTGCTGGAGCACTTGGCATACTTGGTTCATCGTGTGATACGATGCTGCTGTGCTGTTCGCGCATGTTTTCAATTTTCATGTTGATTAAGCTACCAAATGTTTGAGCATACGTAAGCACTTCACCTGGATATTCAGCGTGAATATGTACTTTTACGATCTCTTCATCAGACACCACAAGCAATGAGTCACCTTTTTTGCTCAACTCATTACGGAATGCTTCCTCAGAGAAAGAAGTTTTTGCTGTATTGTCAGCTTCTAACTTCACCATAAACTCCGTGCAATAACCAAACTCAATATCTTCTGTGCTCATATGACTTTGGGCACTTTTATGATGCTCTGCGTTAACAAGCTCGTCCAATGAAGGAGCAGCAATCGTAACACCAGGAAGCTTTTCACCTTTAAGTTCAGCAAGGAACCCTTCGTAAATAATAACGAGACCTTGTCCACCGCTATCTACTACTCCTACTTCTTTTAGTACAGGAAGTAGATCTGGCGTACGGTTTAAGGAAGCCTTCGCTTCTTTTAACGTTTCTTCTAAAAGGGCGATAATATCGCGTTCTTGCTTTGCAACTGCTGCGGCGTGCTTAGCAGCATCTTTAGCTACCGTTAAAATTGTTCCTTCTACAGGTTTCATTACTGCTTTATAAGCTGTTTCAACACCTGCTTCAAGACCCTCGGCAAAATCAGCAGCTGTAATTGTCGCTTTTGATTCAATCTTTTTTGCGAATCCTCTGAAAAGCTGAGACAGAATAACACCTGAGTTACCGCGCGCTCCCATTAGTAAACCTTTTGCAAGCGACTGCGCAACTTTCCCAGCATGATCTGAAGGGTTATTTTTAACTTCTTTAGCACCAGAAGTAATCGATAAGTTCATATTTGTTCCCGTATCACCGTCTGGAACTGGAAATACGTTGAGAGCGTCTACCATTTGGGCATTATTCGTTAAGTGCTGCGCACCTTGAATAATCATTTCCCTCAAACGCTTTCCATCTAATACTGTAATTGACACAAATCTTCCTCCTTACTACAAGTTCGTGACGCGAACACCCTGCACGTATATATTGACTGAGTCTACAGTTAGTCCTACCGTTTGTTCTAATGTATACTTAACTTTCGTTTGAACGTTATGTGCAATCTCGGAAATTTTCGTACCATAGCTTACGATGATGTACATATCAATGTGTACGTCATCTTCCTCTTGGCGAACGATGATCCCACGAGTAAAGTTTTCTTTTCGAAGAATTTCTGTAATACCGTCTTTAATTTGATTTTTGGACGCCATTCCTACTATACCGTAGCAGTCAATTGCTGCTCCTCCTGCTATAGTAGCAACCACATCTGTTGCAATATCAATCTGACCGTATTGATTTTTCATTTCGATGGACATACACTTTCCCCTTTCCATATTCATAGGTTACTCACATTTTACTATAAGACCATACTTTTTGAAAGCACATTCAGATTGCTAACATGGGAGGTTCTCTTATTATACAACAATGGATTCATTTATATGTCAAGGGAAATTTCTTGAAAGCATTGCAAACTCCTATTGCATTAATACTCAGCGTGTGATAAATTAGTATAGTATTTCTCGACAGTAGAAGTCATTTAGTTTCTTGTGAGTGAGGAGGGAATTAATAATGGCACGTAAATGTGTAATCACTGGTAAAAAAACTAGTTCAGGTAATGCACGTTCACACGCTATGAACGCTAACAAGCGTAAATGGGGTGCAAACGTTCAAAAAGTACGTATTTTAGTTGACGGTAAACCTAAACGTGTATACGTATCTGCTCGCGCTCTTAAGTCTGGTAAAGTTGAACGCGTATAAGCATATAAAAAAAGCACCATGTCCGCATGGTGCTTCTTTTTTAATCTTTTTTTAGCGTATTCAGCATTGCTCTTACGATACCACCCAAGAACTTTGGAAGTTTAATTGTATAGAATTTCATACTTTCCCTCCTAATCATCTCTCCGCTTTCATCATTTATCAGCATATTCGATGTTTGTAAAATTAGTACCTTGAAGTAAACGTAGGTCGTGCTTAATCATTACTTCTTATCATCATTAATATGCCTTTAGTAAACGAAAAAGTACCCGTTTCATGAAGAAGTTCATTACTTACGCAAAGAGTCGATCCCCACTTGATCGTTTGATTTGTCAGAGGGTATTTAAAGTCCACAAGCGTGATATTCTCCACCGTATCAGAAAATGGCAAAAATGATACGTATTGATAATCCTCGTTTCGTTGAAGCGTGTAACGCCCTGCCTCGTGCATTGAAATAATGTTTGTTTGATCTACTATTTCGCTTGCAATCCCCTTTAAAAGTGCTCGGTACAACAGCTGAATAGTCGCATAGCCATGGTCCATACGTCCCCCTGTCCCTCCAAAAATCCGTATGCATGTCGGGTTTTGATCCATCGCCCATTCTAGAGCAAGCTCTAGATCGGTTTTATCCTTCTCAGCTGGATAAACTTCCAGTTCGCTCAGCTGCTGCTGAATATAATGAAGCTCCTCCTGTGATACTGAATCAAAATCGCCAAACGCCTTCACTGGTCTAATGCCCTCGTTCAATAAGTGAAATACTCCTCGATCAATGCCAACCCATTTATCACACGTCCATTTGGCATCTGAAAGAGATGGAACCAGCTCCTGTGGTCCTCCTGCCAATAAATTAATAATCATGATTTGTCCTTCTTTCTTTTATCATTCTGCAAAAAAAGGATAACAAAAAGCGGGTGCGCTTCTTATTATCCTTCTCCCTCATTATTTGTTCTTTTATAGCGTTGAACGAATGGCTTTAATAGCAGCTCCTCGATCTTCTTTATCATAGATCGCTGAACCAGCTACGAGCACATTAGCGCCCGCTTCTACGCATAGTCGAGCCGTTTCTTCATTCACGCCTCCATCAACTTCTACATCAATTGAAAGATGACGAATTTGAATCAGTTGCGAAATTTGTTCAATTTTTGGCAGCACGCTCTTAATGAACTTTTGTCCTCCAAATCCAGGGTTCACCGTCATAAGAAGTACAAGATCAATGTCTTCTAAAATATGCTTAACCTGATCAATAGGTGTAGCAGGATTTAGTGCTACACCAGCCTTCACACCGTGCTCCTTAATGAGCTGAATCGTACGGTGAAGGTGCGGACAAGCTTCTGCGTGAACCGTAATAATATCAGCACCAGCCTTTGCAAAGGTTGGAATGTATTGATCAGGGTTCTCCATCATGAGGTGAACATCTAATGGTAAACTCGTTGTTGGACGAATTGCTTCAACAATTAATGGGCCAATCGTCAGATTCGGTACAAAATGACCATCCATTACGTCAACATGGATATAGTCAGCACCCCCTGCTTCAACATCTTTGATTTCAGCAGCTAGATTGGCAAAATTGGCAGATAATATGGAAGGTGCGATTTTTATCATAATTTAATACCTCGGCTTTCTTTGCTTTATTTCTTCAACAAATTGTAAATAGTGTTCATAGCGATAAGAGGGAATCTCTTCGCTTTCAACGGCTTGTTTGACAGCACATTTCGGCTCTTTAAGGTGCATACATCCTCGGAATTTACATTCTTCACTTAAACGAGCCATTTCCGGGAAGCAAAATGGAAGGTTTTCAAGTTCGAGATCCATGAATTCAAGCGAGCTGAATCCTGGTGTATCCGCTACTAAACCTTCTTGAACAAAGATAAGTTCTACGTGTCTTGTCGTATGCTTCCCTCGTCCCAAAGCACTCGAAATATCATTCGTTTTCAGCTCTAATTCTGGCTTCATCGCATTTAAAAGGGATGACTTTCCGACCCCTGACTGGCCGGCAATAACCGTCACCTTATGATTTAGATAGTCATAAAGACTTTCTACGCCGTCTAATGTCGCTGCAGAAGTTAACAAAACGTCATAGCCCATTTTCTCATAATCGGCCGCAAATTGCTCAATTTCGGCTCTTTTTTCATCTGAAAGAAGATCGATTTTCGTAATACAAATAACGGGCTCAATATCATTTGATTCAACGAGAACGAGGAAACGATCTAGCAACGTTGTGCTAAATTCAGGCTCGATGGCGGAAAACACAAGGAGCGCTTGATCAACGTTTGCAATCGGCGGTCGTACTAGTTCATTTTGTCGTTCTTTAATTTCAAGAATATAGCCCTCGCGCTCATTTTCTGCTTGAAACACCACATGATCTCCAACAAGAGGTGTGACCTTTTTTTTACGGAAAACGCCTCTTCCACGGCATTGTGTTACTTGATGATCATGAAGCACGTAGTAAAAACCACTAAGCGCTTTAATAATTGTGCCTTCTGGCATATACTCACTCCTTGTATAGCTACTATTGCTCTGGATAATCCACTTGTTTCTCTTCGATAACTTGTTCATCACGTATAATTCTATACGTAGCTTTTTCACCTTGCGGAATAATTAAATCTATTTTTTTCGTCATAGGAGCCGTAATTGAAAATTCTTGGACAGGCATATCCATATCGTGATCTTTATCATCCACAAAGATTTTGACCTGCTGTGGCTCTCCTGGCGTCACCGTCTCGTACGGAATGGTCACGTCTACCGTGACTTTTTTCGGCGGCTTCGGCTTCTCACCTTCCGAAATTTTCACGTGAATGGTTTGGCCTTTTTGAATATTCGTCCCTTTTGAAGGGGACTGCTTAATGACAAGACCTTTTTCTTCGTCCTTTGAATATTCTTTTTGAATATCTAAGTTTGCCCCAACATCGTTTGCATAATCACGAACGCTCTTCTCCGTCCATCCCATTAAATCTTTTACCGGAATTTCTGGAGGTCCCGTGCTTACCCAAAAGGTGATATCCGTTTCATCTGGAATAACTTCTTCGTCTGGACGAGGATCTTGATCAATGATCGTACCAGGACTTTCTTCACCGGAAACTTCGAACGTTTTCATTGAACGGAAATCTGACAATAGCGGCTTAATTCCTTCAATGTCACGCCCCTTATAGTCACCAATGGTGAATTTTTTCTTTCCTGTACTTTGATAAATGGTTACTTTGCTGCCTTCTTTTGCAACTTCGCCGCTTTCTGGGTCCGTTCGTACGACCTTTCCTTCTTCAATCTTATCGTCCGTGACGAGCTTTGGATCTCCTACGGAAAACCCGAGGGAGCTCAGCTGATTGACTGCATCTTCATACTCTGTATCCGCTAAGTTCGGAACTTGTATGTCCTTTGGAAGTAGTAAGGACGGAACAAGCGTAACTGCTGCCACCCCTGCTCCAATAAGTAAAACGAACAAAATGATTAGCGTCGGCAGGAGCCTGCTTTTTTTCTTTTTCTTTCGCTTTTTTTCTTTTACCGGTTGGGTCTTTGAAACACTTTCTGCGTTTTTACCCTTTTTAGGTGGCGTAACGATCGTTTCATCGCTTTCCTCCTGTATAACGGTATCTTTAATAACCGGAATGGCTTTTGTCGCATCCTCGTCAACGGGAATACGAAATTTTTGCTCATTCAAACGCTCCGGATATAGCGCTGATTTTAAATCTTCTAACATTTCAGCAGCCGTTTCATAACGATAAAATGAATCTTTTGCAGTTGCTTTTAGAACAATATTTTCAACGCTCTGTGGAATAGAAGGATTCCAGCGTTTTGGAGAAGGTGTTTCTGTTTGCAGATGCTTGAGTGCGATTGCGACCGCTGACTCTCCTGAAAATGGAACGCGCCCCGTTAGTAGTTCAAACAGCACAATACCTAATGAATAAATATCAGAGCGCTTATTCGCCATTCCCCCGCGCGCTTGCTCAGGTGATAGGTAGTGCACAGAACCAAGCACAGAGCTTGTTTGCGTAATCGTAGTCGAGCTCAGCGCAAGCGCAATACCGAAATCCGCCACTTTTGCCGTGCCGTGGTCAT includes:
- the plsX gene encoding phosphate acyltransferase PlsX translates to MKIAIDAMGGDNAPKAVVEGAEKAISHFPNLHITLMGKEEEINQYLTNRERITIVHTDETIDAMDEPVRAVRRKKNASMVLAAKQVADGEADACISAGNTGALMTAGLFVVGRIDGIERPALAPTLPTLDGKGFLLLDAGANVDAKATHLLQYAIMGSIYAEKVRNIASPRVGLLNVGTEDKKGNELTKQTFQLLKEANLNFIGNVESRDLLEGVADVVVTDGFTGNIALKTIEGTALSLFSMLKTELTSTFKSKMAAAVLKPQLKGLKSKMDYAEYGGAGLFGLKAPVIKAHGSSDATAIFSAIKQAFTMVEHEVSSTIKAAIEEEQTETN
- the fapR gene encoding transcription factor FapR encodes the protein MKRNKKERQRLLKITIDENPFITDEELADQFEVSIQTIRLDRLELSIPELRERIKHVASKQLEDEVRSLPIEEVIGEIIDIELEHSAISIFDVREEHVFKRNQIARGHHLFAQANSLAVALINDELALTADAAVKFLRQVKVNERVIAKAKVTEIELSGRTTVEVNSYVGQEIVFAGMFKMFRSNYDKKDEEHHENSH
- the recG gene encoding ATP-dependent DNA helicase RecG, with product MSNLTEIPITDLKGIGNETALTLHEMGIQNVYDLLEHLPYRYEDYKLKDLADCKHEERVTVEGKVHGLPTLTYFGKKRSRLTFRLLVGRYLITVTCFNRPYYKDKLKLDETVTVSGKWDQHRQTITLQELHFGPFQRKQEIEPVYSVKGKVTVKAMRRYMASALHSYIDQLEEVLPPSLQARYKLLSRQEALKVMHLPPDHDSLKQARRRFVYEEFLLFQLKMQALRKMEREQAPGIQQSFDSSKLVEFTNMLPFPLTNAQKRVVNEITYDMKSPYRMNRLLQGDVGSGKTVVAAISLYATVLAGYQGALMVPTEILAEQHVDSLQEMLSKVGINVGLLTSSVKGKARREILQRVKNNDIQVLVGTHALIQDEVVFEKLGLVITDEQHRFGVEQRRVLREKGESPDVLFMTATPIPRTLAITVFGEMDVSIIDEMPAGRKVIETYWVKHDMLERILQFIHKELQEGRQAYVICPLIEESDKLDVQNAIDVHATLTHYFNGKCNVGLMHGRLHSDEKDEVMKAFSDNEVQILVSTTVVEVGVNVPNATIMLIYDAERFGLSQLHQLRGRVGRGSAQSYCVLMADPKSEVGKERMKVMTETNDGFVLSEKDLELRGPGDFFGKKQSGMPEFKVADMVHDYRALETARDDATNLVNSDAFWQSDEYKPLRSYLKETGALKGEKLD
- the sdaAA gene encoding L-serine ammonia-lyase, iron-sulfur-dependent, subunit alpha, coding for MFRNVAEVVELAESKGVKIAEIMIQQEMDITGRSREEIIAQMDRNLTVMEEAVERGLNGVKSVSGLTGGDAVLIQNYIKSGKSLSGNLILDAVSKAVATNEVNAAMGTICATPTAGSAGVVPGTLFAVKHKLNPTREEMIEFLFTSGAFGFVVANNASISGAAGGCQAEVGSASGMAAAAIVELAGGTPSQAAEAMAITLKNMLGLVCDPVAGLVEVPCVKRNAMGAANAMIAADMALAGVTSRIPCDEVIDAMYRIGQTMPVALKETAKGGLAATPTGRALEAKIFGIPLAQGE
- the sdaAB gene encoding L-serine ammonia-lyase, iron-sulfur-dependent subunit beta; translated protein: MKYKSVFDIIGPVMIGPSSSHTAGAARIGRVARILFNREPKKVIVSLYGSFAETYKGHGTDVALIGGILDFDTFDERIPQSLKLAEEQGMEVTFIEETAITDHPNTARLKLIDEHSELEVVGISIGGGKIQITELNGFELKLSGVDPAILIVHNDRYGAIAGVTNVLMKHRINIGHMEVSRKEKGQVALMAIEVDHNIEESVLDELRTLPNIIQVTRMVD
- a CDS encoding PTS sugar transporter subunit IIC is translated as MDILKGTVLLLVVLCLFSLFSYKAPHGMKAMGALANAAVAAFLVEAFQHYVGGDLLGIKFLGEVGTAAGGMGGVAAAALVALALGVSPVYSLMIGVACSGLGLLPGFVAGYLVAYLSKWVENKFPAGLDLLGNVLIIAPIARLIAVGVDPVVNATLLNIGGVIKQTATSSPVVMGIILGGVITVVATAPLSSMALTAMLGLTGLPMAIGALAVMGSSFMNYVLFDRMKFGDRRTTISVAIEPLTQSDIISANPIPVYVTNFVGGAAAGVVVSLFGLVNNAAGTATPIAGLAVMYGFNDPIRVTICAALCAIVSALVGYIGSIVFKNYNIKTVAEIRGDAKQAA